One region of Brachyhypopomus gauderio isolate BG-103 chromosome 9, BGAUD_0.2, whole genome shotgun sequence genomic DNA includes:
- the tagapb gene encoding T cell activation RhoGTPase activating protein b has translation MKVLTNTTTNKILNGDGMDSGIELHSQDNDKVPAQKSMELCKQELQSEQLIEHGAATVARRNIFSFKLKRSSTHTGLPALNRKRLLFGQLIPGDTLPKPITEVLDLLWRKGPSTEGVFRKPCNNKNLNALREQLDSGAEVDMEALPVVLLVGLLKTFLRELPGSLLVTEHYGEWVEAVEKGAMTERLSEMRRMADKLPAAHNLLLQNLLCLLLRISKRSQTNKMDTKNLSVCIAPTLLQQPGVHTLDVSAVEKVTSITQFLIENCCELFGEKILTLLGDPEDEELGDNSDSVPSNQHDSAYDSPDPDADGEGDEATMGLPQEEEDDGALAISPIRIEYSHVPSGSSDAIFETYSNTFDRRSSEPTIFPSVPMRSLRGLARSHDDCSSSRDEYESQPLKKRNSDNALLRPQQNQNARLISSAPVSKTGSCSSSCSLESAVSENSPFVSSPLPSPTGSRKGPSTRNSSTLAKARPDGPKIFKRARSLGSFSVSRASSKKGEAQKDGVFPCETLPEDTPNEGDTPDEPARRQRPLSAIEVFRHVDSLNSRPPSYEQALLSGALPIPPQNRPMTVGAARERGQKSRPVSMNESILDSCPVSQYTNPVMPSNDRSVAPELVPFRQRAMSESVACFKMDKVTRRCSQPVFEELANAKESYI, from the exons ATGAAAGTCttgaccaacaccaccaca AATAAAATCCTAAATGGTGATGGAATGGACTCTGGTATTGAGCTGCATAGTCAG GACAACGACAAAGTCCCCGCCCAAAAGTCGATGGAGTTGTGTAAGCAGGAACTGCAGAGTGAGCAGCTCATTG AACACGGAGCTGCCACGGTTGCCCGAAGGAACATCTTCTCCTTCAAGCTGAAGAGAAGTTCTACACACACCGGCTTGCCCGCCCTGAACAGAAAGCGTCTGCTGTTTGGTCAGCTTATCCCTGGAGACACCCTCCCAAAACCAATAACT GAGGTTCTTGACCTGCTGTGGAGGAAGGGTCCCAGCACTGAGGGGGTTTTTAGGAAACCATGTAACAACAAGAACCTCAATGCCCTTCGGGAGCAGTTGGATAGTGGAGCTGAGGTGGACATGGAGGCCCTTCCTGTGGTTCTCCTGGTCGGGCTGTTGAAG ACATTCCTGAGGGAACTCCCAGGAAGCCTGTTGGTGACGGAGCACTATGGTGAATGGGTGGAGGCAGTGGAGAAGGGGGCCATGACGGAGAGGCTCTCCGAGATGAGGAG AATGGCCGACAAGCTCCCGGCAGCTCACAACCTCCTGCTGCAGAACCTGCTCTGTCTGCTCCTCCGCATCAGCAAACGATCGCAGACCAACAAAATGGACACCAAGAACCTGTCCGTGTGCATCGCTCCGACGCTACTGCAGCAGCCCGGCGTACACACCCTGGACGTGAGCGCGGTCGAAAAG GTGACAAGCATCACCCAGTTCCTCATTGAGAACTGTTGTGAACTCTTTGGAGAGAAGATCCTGACGCTCCTCGGAGACCCAGAAGATGAGGAGCTGGGAGATAACTCAG ATTCCGTACCTTCAAATCAGCATGACTCCGCATACGATAGTCCAGACCCCGACGCAGATGGAGAGGGTGACGAGGCAACGATGGGTCTTCctcaggaggaggaagatgatggaGCTCTGGCCATCAGCCCAATCAGAATAGAGTATTCCCATGTACCTTCCGGCTCTTCCGATGCCATTTTCGAGACTTACAGCAACACTTTCGACCGACGCTCTTCAGAGCCCACCATTTTCCCCTCGGTCCCCATGAGAAGTCTCCGGGGTCTGGCACGCAGTCATGACGACTGTTCGTCCAGCAGGGACGAGTACGAGAGTCAACCGCTGAAGAAACGCAACTCGGACAACGCGCTGCTGCGCCCGCAGCAGAACCAGAACGCACGCCTGATCTCTTCTGCCCCGGTCTCGAAAACCGGCTCGTGCTCTTCCTCCTGCTCGCTGGAGAGCGCCGTCTCTGAGAACTCGCCGTTCGTCAGCTCCCCTCTGCCCTCGCCCACCGGCTCCCGTAAGGGCCCGTCGACGAGGAACTCGTCTACCCTCGCCAAGGCTCGGCCCGACGGCCCCAAGATCTTCAAGAGGGCCCGCAGCCTGGGGAGCTTCTCCGTCAGCAGGGCGTCCTCGAAGAAAGGCGAGGCGCAGAAAGACGGCGTGTTTCCCTGCGAGACGCTCCCAGAGGACACCCCGAACGAGGGGGACACCCCGGACGAGCCTGCCCGCCGCCAGCGTCCCCTCTCTGCCATCGAGGTCTTCCGCCACGTGGACAGCCTCAACTCCCGCCCCCCGTCCTACGAGCAAGCGCTGTTGTCCGGGGCTCTGCCGATCCCTCCCCAGAACCGGCCCATGACGGTGGGCGCCGCCCGGGAGAGAGGCCAAAAGTCTCGCCCCGTCTCCATGAACGAGAGCATCCTGGACTCTTGTCCCGTTAGCCAGTACACAAACCCGGTTATGCCCTCAAATGACAGGTCGGTCGCACCAGAGTTGGTCCCATTCAGGCAAAGGGCCATGTCGGAGTCAGTGGCCTGCTTCAAGATGGATAAAGTGACCCGAAGGTGCAGTCAGCCTGTGTTCGAGGAGTTGGCCAACGCAAAGGAGTCCTACATATAA
- the rnf8 gene encoding E3 ubiquitin-protein ligase rnf8 isoform X1, giving the protein MDGVEEEPLLPSEQDRPANGKIWCLKRAGENGGWLRLFEKSEVTIGRGLNVTHQILSARYPLMISRNHCVLKQTEDGQWTVTDNESMNGVWVNGARIPPSKPHPVQQGDTIRFGVPLDDNPVEFEYILDHCILSRIKHFLTKTVVCEASGTASLPKPNKAKRKFTTDETGLLTTTPDSGSKLYRSSDMDKSNARPCPAALAEHGTGPTPGPPDQAGTSGPTGDTTDRGVGQQQIAALRRYNDNLRALKERMGQTQRRAAELQGSASPSQQQRMQALQEQLEVLRGQMSSQQEQALQRVDLLERSVCEEERRLEVENAQPKEDGLKKQLEEALKEHRKVIDELRHAREGFQEVLQAKDKELEVTKEEKEKAKAQKEEVVTQMTEVLENELQCIICSELFIEAVTLSCAHSFCQHCIRDWRRRKDECPICRQPIAAQTRSLVLDNCIDRMVENLSAEMRDRRQALVTQRKGQREAVSVGRPGTKKNHTSDK; this is encoded by the exons ATGGATGGGGTTGAAGAAGAACCCTTATTACCCTCCGAGCAAGACCGTCCCGCCAATGGCAAAATATGGTGTTTAAAACGAGCTGGAGAGAATGGTGGCTGGCTGCGTCTCTTCGAGAAGTCTGAG GTCACAATTGGTCGTGGACTAAATGTCACACATCAGATTCTGTCAGCGAGGTATCCGCTGATGATCTCCAGAAACCACTGTGTGCTGAAGCAGACGGAGGACGGCCAGTGGACGGTGACTGACAATGAG AGCATGAATGGAGTTTGGGTGAACGGAGCACGGATACCCCCCAGCAAACCCCACCCTGTACAGCAGGGCGATACCATAAGGTTTGGGGTTCCTTTAGACGACAACCCGGTCGAGTTTGAGTATATCCTCGATCACTGCATTCTCAGCAGAATAAAACATTTCCTGACAAAGACCGTAGTCTGTGAAGCCAGCGGCACTGCCTCCCTCCCAAAGCCCAACAAGGCTAAGCGCAAGTTTACCACCGATGAAACGGGACTGCTCACCACCACGCCGGACTCCGGTTCTAAGCTCTATCGCTCCTCGGACATGGACAAGTCAAATGCCAGGCCCTGCCCGGCCGCTCTGGCGGAGCACGGTACCGGTCCTACCCCTGGGCCCCCAGATCAGGCCGGAACCAGCGGCCCGACCGGAGACACAACCGACCGTGGCGTCGGCCAGCAGCAGATCGCTGCCCTGCGACGCTACAACGACAACCTGCGGGCGCTGAAGGAGCGCATGGGGCAGACCCAGCGGAGGGCGGCCGAGCTGCAGGGGTCCGCCAGTCCCAGCCAGCAGCAGAGGATGCAGGCACTTCAGGAGCAGCTGGAGGTGCTCCGGGGCCAGATGAGCTCACAGCAGGAACAGGCCCTGCAGCGTGTGGACCTCCTGGAGAGGTCTGTCTGCGAGGAAGAGCGGAGACTGGAG GTGGAGAATGCCCAGCCGAAAGAAGATGGCTTGAAGAAACAGTTAGAAGAGGCGTTAAAGGAG CACCGGAAAGTAATAGACGAGCTCCGACACGCAAGAGAAGGATTTCAGGAGGTTCTTCAAGCCAAAGATAAAGAACTGGAAGTTACCAAG gaagagaaagaaaaggcaAAGGCCCagaaggaggaggtggtgacGCAGATGACCGAAGTCCTGGAAAATGAATTACAGTGCATCATCTGTTCTGAGCTCTTCATCGAG GCCGTGACGCTGAGCTGCGCCCACAGCTTCTGCCAGCACTGCATCCGTGACTGGCGCCGGCGGAAGGACGAGTGTCCGATCTGCAGGCAGCCCATCGCGGCCCAGACCCGCTCCCTCGTCCTGGACAACTGCATCGACCGCATGGTGGAGAACCTCAGCGCCGAAATGCGAGACAGGAGGCAGGCGCTCGTCACCCAGAGGAAAG GTCAGCGAGAAGCCGTGTCCGTAGGAAGGCCAGGAACTAAGAAGAACCACACCAGTGACAAGTGA
- the rnf8 gene encoding E3 ubiquitin-protein ligase rnf8 isoform X2, giving the protein MDGVEEEPLLPSEQDRPANGKIWCLKRAGENGGWLRLFEKSEVTIGRGLNVTHQILSARYPLMISRNHCVLKQTEDGQWTVTDNESMNGVWVNGARIPPSKPHPVQQGDTIRFGVPLDDNPVEFEYILDHCILSRIKHFLTKTVVCEASGTASLPKPNKAKRKFTTDETGLLTTTPDSGSKLYRSSDMDKSNARPCPAALAEHGTGPTPGPPDQAGTSGPTGDTTDRGVGQQQIAALRRYNDNLRALKERMGQTQRRAAELQGSASPSQQQRMQALQEQLEVLRGQMSSQQEQALQRVDLLERSVCEEERRLEVENAQPKEDGLKKQLEEALKEHRKVIDELRHAREGFQEVLQAKDKELEVTKEEKEKAKAQKEEVVTQMTEVLENELQCIICSELFIEAVTLSCAHSFCQHCIRDWRRRKDECPICRQPIAAQTRSLVLDNCIDRMVENLSAEMRDRRQALVTQRKGERSARSRVRRKARN; this is encoded by the exons ATGGATGGGGTTGAAGAAGAACCCTTATTACCCTCCGAGCAAGACCGTCCCGCCAATGGCAAAATATGGTGTTTAAAACGAGCTGGAGAGAATGGTGGCTGGCTGCGTCTCTTCGAGAAGTCTGAG GTCACAATTGGTCGTGGACTAAATGTCACACATCAGATTCTGTCAGCGAGGTATCCGCTGATGATCTCCAGAAACCACTGTGTGCTGAAGCAGACGGAGGACGGCCAGTGGACGGTGACTGACAATGAG AGCATGAATGGAGTTTGGGTGAACGGAGCACGGATACCCCCCAGCAAACCCCACCCTGTACAGCAGGGCGATACCATAAGGTTTGGGGTTCCTTTAGACGACAACCCGGTCGAGTTTGAGTATATCCTCGATCACTGCATTCTCAGCAGAATAAAACATTTCCTGACAAAGACCGTAGTCTGTGAAGCCAGCGGCACTGCCTCCCTCCCAAAGCCCAACAAGGCTAAGCGCAAGTTTACCACCGATGAAACGGGACTGCTCACCACCACGCCGGACTCCGGTTCTAAGCTCTATCGCTCCTCGGACATGGACAAGTCAAATGCCAGGCCCTGCCCGGCCGCTCTGGCGGAGCACGGTACCGGTCCTACCCCTGGGCCCCCAGATCAGGCCGGAACCAGCGGCCCGACCGGAGACACAACCGACCGTGGCGTCGGCCAGCAGCAGATCGCTGCCCTGCGACGCTACAACGACAACCTGCGGGCGCTGAAGGAGCGCATGGGGCAGACCCAGCGGAGGGCGGCCGAGCTGCAGGGGTCCGCCAGTCCCAGCCAGCAGCAGAGGATGCAGGCACTTCAGGAGCAGCTGGAGGTGCTCCGGGGCCAGATGAGCTCACAGCAGGAACAGGCCCTGCAGCGTGTGGACCTCCTGGAGAGGTCTGTCTGCGAGGAAGAGCGGAGACTGGAG GTGGAGAATGCCCAGCCGAAAGAAGATGGCTTGAAGAAACAGTTAGAAGAGGCGTTAAAGGAG CACCGGAAAGTAATAGACGAGCTCCGACACGCAAGAGAAGGATTTCAGGAGGTTCTTCAAGCCAAAGATAAAGAACTGGAAGTTACCAAG gaagagaaagaaaaggcaAAGGCCCagaaggaggaggtggtgacGCAGATGACCGAAGTCCTGGAAAATGAATTACAGTGCATCATCTGTTCTGAGCTCTTCATCGAG GCCGTGACGCTGAGCTGCGCCCACAGCTTCTGCCAGCACTGCATCCGTGACTGGCGCCGGCGGAAGGACGAGTGTCCGATCTGCAGGCAGCCCATCGCGGCCCAGACCCGCTCCCTCGTCCTGGACAACTGCATCGACCGCATGGTGGAGAACCTCAGCGCCGAAATGCGAGACAGGAGGCAGGCGCTCGTCACCCAGAGGAAAGGTGAGAG GTCAGCGAGAAGCCGTGTCCGTAGGAAGGCCAGGAACTAA
- the drc5 gene encoding dynein regulatory complex subunit 5, translated as MYLTKGKYPAGLNQTWRERATHPRQTRRVLAEDPEWSLAVVPSLANLCLQNIVKHFQEKPILDELLPDHRAYVLEKLSTSLPLSVTANLVSDEAYWKRCCESRWGLCDVSEYGSSWKRMLFERHLENIIELFIPDVTDPESVLEVVPQCQNYVRRLKISQLLPPIREPPKFEEDDSSEFASDVGHEGPSVDHFDFGILLDKLSNLEELQLVYGVNGCGMNFEWNLFEFTFRDCDSLAKALKSCRSLKVLRIHRSKVDDEKCRVLVRSLLDHPSLLELDLSHNLVGDRGARAIGKLLNRSRLERLVVCDNQIRGPGAQALGHALSKNPPLVSLNLRLNRLGDEGGQAMAQALVSNQTLMNLHLGANEMTEPTATALAHALVQNSTLRNLNLACNRLGVDGGKVLEEGMSHNGSLLECDVRLTNISLENQNCISQRLCTNRIRAQCRQTPRASATPQ; from the exons atgtatttgaccAAAGGCAAGTATCCAGCTGGATTAAAccagacatggagagagagagcgactcACCCCCGACAAACGCGCCGGGTCCTTGCCGAGGATCCTGAGTGGTCTCTAGCTGTGGTGCCTTCACTAGCCAACCTGTGTCTTCAGAACATAgtcaaacattttcaag AGAAACCCATTCTTGACGAGCTTCTTCCTGACCACAGGGCCTACGTCCTGGAGAAGTTGTCCACGTCTCTGCCCCTGAGTGTAACAGCTAACCTGGTCAGCGATGAGGCTTATTGGAAGAGATGCTGTGAGAGCCGCTGGGGGCTGTGCGACGTCTCTGAGTACGGCAGCAGCTGGAAACGCATGCTGTTCGAACGTCATCTGGAGAACATCATCGAACTCTTCATCCCGGACGTGACTGACCCGGAGTCAGTGCTGGAGGTCGTGCCGCAATGTCAAAACTACGTGAGGAGGTTGAAGATTTCTCAGCTCCTGCCACCCATCAGGGAGCCGCCAAAGTTTGAGGAGGACGATAGCTCAGAGTTCGCCAGTGATGTAGGTCACGAGGGACCCTCGGTGGACCACTTTGACTTCGGCATTCTGCTGGACAAGCTGAGCAACCTGGAGGAACTGCAGCTGGTTTATGGGGTCAATGGGTGCGGCATGAATTTCGAATGGAACCTGTTTGAGTTCACCTTCCGTGACTGCGATTCGCTGGCCAAAGCCTTGAAGTCCTGCAGGTCCTTAAAG GTACTCAGGATCCATCGGAGCAAAGTGGATGATGAGAAGTGTCGTGTGCTGGTGAGGTCCTTGCTGGACCACCCGTCCCTGCTGGAGCTGGATCTCTCTCACAACCTCGTAGGGGACCGAGGAGCGAGAGCCATCGGCAAACTCCTCAACCGCAGCCGTCTGGAGAGGCTGGTCGTTTGTGACAACCAGATCAGGGGCCCGGGGGCCCAGGCCTTAGGCCACGCCCTATCTAAGAACCCCCCCCTCGTCTCCCTTAATCTGAGACTCAACAGGCTAGGGGATGAGGGCGGGCAGGCCATGGCTCAGGCCCTGGTGAGCAACCAAACCCTGATGAACCTTCATCTGGGGGCCAATGAGATGACAGAGCCCACAGCCACAGCGCTGGCTCATGCTTTAGTGCAGAACTCCACGTTGAGGAACCTTAACCTGGCCTGTAACAGGCTGGGAGTG GATGGTGGGAAGGTTCTGGAGGAGGGGATGTCTCACAATGGCAGCCTGCTGGAGTGCGACGTTCGCCTCACCAACATAAGCCTGGAGAACCAGAACTGCATCAGCCAGAGACTGTGCACCAACCGGATCAGAGCCCAGTGCAGACAGACGCCGCGGGCCTCCGCCACGCCCCAGTGA